In a genomic window of Phragmites australis chromosome 14, lpPhrAust1.1, whole genome shotgun sequence:
- the LOC133890113 gene encoding uncharacterized protein LOC133890113, with the protein MGEAREEATAAGSQEAELGEQGRLAAALDAVSSLVSASLSASLFPLKWQLIRDRLNRLHAGLADITVTADENGEDRCDAFAELLRDVAGTAREARELVPLSQGRHYGGGKLRLRSDLDVLAAALDAHVSRLDEVYASGALMRARALVVPRPAPGANHDDVRFYVRDLFARLRVAGAEMRREAAAALNEVLRDDEKCVRVVASDVDDGVGVLVALLECPDACVQEEALEAVSVIAGFDAHRGDLVIGGVIAPVIRVLNTDAGPAAKERAARVLCKLTENSDNAWAVAAHGGVTALLNVCTDHRTSGGQLVCAACRVLRSLAGVDEIRKYMVADAGAVTVLMSLLQGATGDAAQINAMELLAAMATGDSSVREAVIQEGAVESLVRALDPGSPSSSKAREVALRAIDSLCFSCSGSIDRLVAAGFVYRVLFLLRNGDNTLQHCALKAAHRLCHVSEETKKAMGNAGFMLELVSVLRAAKSPEAREMAAEALCAMVSVHRNRKRFVQEDRNVAQVLQLLSPDEEKPSPGAKRFLLSALMHLADSSSGRRKIMSSEHVRNLEKLAETNVPDAKRVVKKLGGSKLRSIFHGIWSL; encoded by the exons ATGGGTGAAGCAAGGGAGGAAGCGACGGCGGCGGGAAGCCAAGAAGCGGAGCTGGGTGAGCAGGGGAGGCTCGCGGCGGCCCTGGACGCCGTCAGTTCTTTGGTCTCCGCTTCCTTGTCCGCATCACTCTTCCCGCTCAAGTGGCAACTCATCAGGGACAGGCTCAACCGGCTCCACGCCGGCCTTGCCGACATCACCGTCACCGCGGACGAAAACGGCGAGGACAGGTGCGACGCGTTCGCTGAACTCCTGCGCGACGTGGCGGGGACAGCCCGGGAGGCGCGGGAGCTGGTGCCGCTGAGCCAGGGGAGGCACTACGGCGGCGGCAAGCTGCGGCTGCGCAGCGACCTCGACGTCCTGGCCGCGGCACTCGACGCGCACGTGTCGCGGCTGGACGAGGTGTACGCGTCGGGGGCGCTGATGCGGGCGCGGGCGCTGGTGGTGCCGCGGCCGGCGCCCGGCGCGAACCACGATGACGTGCGGTTCTACGTGCGCGACCTCTTCGCCAGGCTCCGGGTGGCCGGCGCGGAGATGCGGAGGGAGGCTGCGGCCGCGCTCAACGAGGTGCTACGCGACGACGAGAAGTGCGTCCGCGTCGTCGCGTCCGAtgtcgacgacggcgtcggcGTCCTCGTCGCGCTGCTCGAGTGTCCCGACGCGTGCGTCCAGGAAGAGGCCCTGGAGGCGGTCTCGGTGATCGCCGGTTTCGACGCGCACAGGGGCGACCTGGTGATTGGCGGAGTCATCGCGCCCGTGATCCGGGTCCTCAACACGGACGCTGGCCCGGCGGCCAAGGAGCGGGCGGCGCGGGTGCTCTGCAAGCTCACCGAGAACTCGGACAACGCGTGGGCAGTTGCTGCGCACGGTGGAGTCACGGCATTGCTCAACGTCTGCACGGACCACCGGACGAGCGGTGGCCAGCTCGTGTGCGCGGCGTGCCGGGTGCTGAGGAGCCTCGCGGGCGTCGACGAGATCAGGAAGTACATGGTGGCCGACGCCGGGGCCGTGACGGTGCTCATGTCGCTCTTGCAGGGCGCCACGGGCGACGCGGCGCAAATCAATGCGATGGAGCTCCTGGCCGCAATGGCCACCGGCGACAGCTCCGTCAGGGAGGCCGTGATCCAAGAAGGCGCCGTCGAGTCCCTCGTCCGCGCGCTCGACCCGGGCTCCCCAAGCTCCTCAAAGGCGCGCGAGGTCGCCCTCCGCGCCATTGACTCGCTCTGCTTCTCGTGCTCAGGCTCGATAGACCGGCTCGTCGCCGCCGGTTTCGTCTACcgcgtcctcttcctcctccgcaACGGCGACAACACGCTTCAGCACTGCGCCCTCAAGGCGGCGCACCGCCTGTGCCACGTGTCGGAGGAGACCAAGAAGGCGATGGGCAACGCCGGGTTCATGCTGGAGCTGGTGAGCGTCCTCCGGGCGGCCAAGTCCCCCGAGGCGCGGGAGATGGCCGCGGAGGCGCTCTGCGCCATGGTGTCCGTGCACCGAAACCGGAAGCGCTTCGTCCAGGAGGACCGCAACGTGGCGCAGGTGCTGCAGCTGCTGAGTCCCGACGAGGAGAAACCCTCGCCGGGGGCGAAGCGATTCTTGCTTTCGGCGCTGATGCATCTCGCAGACAGCAGCTCCGGCCGGAGGAAGATCATGTCCTCGGAGCACGTTAG GAATCTTGAGAAGCTTGCAGAGACCAATGTCCCGGACGCCAAACGGGTCGTGAAGAAGCTTGGCGGGAGCAAGCTCAGGAGCATTTTCCATGGCATTTGGAGCCTGTAA